Proteins from one Lepidochelys kempii isolate rLepKem1 chromosome 6, rLepKem1.hap2, whole genome shotgun sequence genomic window:
- the LOC140913246 gene encoding zona pellucida sperm-binding protein 1-like has translation MGLACRYFVGLVLLWSLRIALGQGDFHRISFSVLQHEYDCGDYGMQLLVFPSQGRTVRFKVVDEFGTPFEVTNCSICLHWVTSGEQGAMIFSAGYNGCHVQKKDGRNHLQVRVEELLSARAVAATYDVNMTCPKPTERDLTPEETMRYVPQPQPGLVRPVPQPQPGLVRPVPQPQPGLVRPVPQPQPGLVRPVPQPQPGLVRPVPQPQPGLVRPVPQPQPGLVRPVPQPQPGLVRPVPQPQPGLVRPVPQPQPGLVRPVPLLYPPPSNIALLNPHPAVLGAHLTEEQCRVVAGKMPCADAPGQAACFQAGCCYDETDLTTPCYFGNTVTVQCLLDGHFVLVVSRDMSDHPIILESVRLAYAQAGCDPIRMTEAFVIFRFPLMQCGTTVQVIHDKLIYENQLISGIDIRTGPDGSITRDSTFILHARCIYNASDFLPVQVEVFLPPTPAPVTQAGPLRLELRIATDPSYRSYLSERDYPVVKVLRDPVYMEVRILHRTDPSLVLVLHQCWATPSANPLQQPQWPILVDGCPFLGDNYRTQLVPVGPASSELPFPTHHQRFVLSTFAFVDSASQVALEGEVYIYCSASACYPSRLEPCRTLCPSGAATRGRRFLDINNGTGEPQDLVSSPGPVIFQESPEPWREHVYENKDPVSRLDLTLVLLAMLSLVAVASLVTVTLLHRRSSWMTRSQIFHGR, from the exons ATGGGGCTGGCCTGTAGGTATTTTGTGGGCTTAGTGCTGCTCTGGTCCCTAAGGATAGCCCTTGGGCAGGGGGACTTCCACAGGATCAGTTTCTCTGTCTTGCAACATGAGTATGACTGTGGAGACTATGGGATGCAGCTGCTGGTCTTTCCCAGCCAGGGCCGCACCGTCCGCTTCAAAGTTGTGG ATGAGTTTGGGACACCCTTCGAAGTTACCAACTGCTCCATTTGTCTCCATTGGGTCACATCTGGCGAGCAAGGAGCGATGATCTTCTCAGCTGGCTACAATGGCTGTCATGTGCAGAAGAAG GATGGGCGTAACCACCTGCAAGTCCGAGTGGAGGAACTGCTGAGCGCCAGGGCCGTCGCTGCCACCTATGATGTGAACATGACCTGCCCCAAGCCCACTGAACGTGACTTAACCCCAGAGGAGACCATGCGCTacgtgccccagccgcagccgggcctggtgcgcccggtgccccagccgcagccgggcctggtgcgcccggtgccccagccgcagccgggcctggtgcgcccggtgccccagccgcagccgggcctggtgcgcccggtgccccagccgcagccgggcctggtgcgcccggtgccccagccgcagccgggcctggtgcgcccggtgccccagccgcagccgggcctggtgcgcccggtgccccagccgcagccgggcctggtgcgcccggtgccccagccgcagccgggcctggtgcgcccggtgccccagccgcagccgggcctggtgcgcccggtgcccctaTTATATCCTCCACCAAGCAACatag CTCTCCTTAATCCACACCCTGCTGTTCTAGGGGCACATCTCACAGAGGAGCAGTGCCGTGTGGTGGCTGGGAAGATGCCCTGTGCGGATGCCCCAGGCCAAGCTGCTTGCTTCCAGGCTGGCTGCTGTTATGATGAGACTGACCTCACCACTCCCTGCTACTTTGGCAACACAG TCACTGTTCAGTGCCTCCTGGATGGTCACTTTGTTCTGGTGGTCTCCAGGGACATGTCTGATCACCCCATCATCCTGGAGAGTGTCCGACTAGCCTATGCCCAGGCAGGGTGTGACCCCATCAGGATGACTGAGGCTTTTGTGATCTTCCGCTTCCCCCTCATGCAGTGCGGCACCACAGTCCAG GTGATCCATGACAAACTGATCTATGAGAACCAGCTGATCTCTGGCATCGACATCCGGACTGGGCCGGACGGCTCCATCACCCGGGACAGCACCTTCAT CCTCCATGCTCGCTGCATCTACAATGCCAGTGACTTTCTGCCAGTCCAGGTCGAGGTCTTCttgccccccacacctgctccagtCACCCAGGCAGGACCCCTCCGGCTTGAGCTGCGCATCGCCACAG accCGAGCTACAGATCCTATCTCTCAGAGAGAGACTACCCTGTGGTGAAGGTGCTCAGGGACCCTGTCTACATGGAGGTTCGCATCCTGCACAGAACAGACCCGTccctggttctggttctgcaccagTGCTGGGCCACCCCAAGCGCTAACCCCCTGCAGCAGCCGCAGTGGCCCATCCTGGTGGACGG GTGCCCGTTCCTGGGAGACAACTACAGAACCCAGCTTGTGCCCGTGGGCCCTGCCTCATCTGAGCTGCCCTTCCCGACTCACCACCAGCGCTTCGTCCTCTCCACTTTTGCCTTTGTGGACTCCGCCTCCCAGGTGGCACTTGAGGGAGAG GTGTACATTTACTGTAGCGCCTCAGCTTGCTACCCCTCCCGGCTGGAGCCCTGCAGGACCCTGTGCCCATCAGGAGCTGCTACAA GAGGCCGCCGGTTCCTGGATATCAACAATGGGACAGGAGAGCCCCAGGACCTGGTGAGTTCTCCTGGCCCTGTGATCTTCCAGGAGAGCCCTGAGCCGTGGAGAGAGCACGTCTATGAGAACAAGG accCTGTCTCCAGACTAGACCTGACCCTGGTGCTTCTGGCCATGCTTTCATTGGTGGCTGTGGCTTCTCTCGTTACTGTGACACTACTCCATAGGAGAAGCAGCTGGATGACAAGGTCCCAAATCTTCCATGGCAGATGA